One stretch of Eupeodes corollae chromosome 2, idEupCoro1.1, whole genome shotgun sequence DNA includes these proteins:
- the LOC129945104 gene encoding uncharacterized protein LOC129945104, producing MNDILNITQGPIFDNSISKFEYHCYSPFLQSFNPSDEIRIPIQQQDLCILPSESYIYVEGSLTKADGTVSAGKLTNNAMAFLFEEIQYELNGVNIDNNKNVGITSTLKNYISLNANESKSLENGSWTGGSSFSLASGTFNFCIKLKYLLGFAEDYKKIITNARHELILIRTRSNENAYFSKDNEELKLSIFKLQWRVPHITLSDSNKLTLLKQIQSNPIQIHFRNWEMYEYPTLPTTTDHVWTVKTSSQLEKPRYIIIALQTDRKNQRNKDASIFDHCDVSNVKVHLNSESYPREDLNVKYKLDRYAILYEMYSKFQQSYYQQQSNPLLSRQEFKDIAPILVIDCSHQNESIKTGPVDVKIELKTLTSIPASTTMYCLILHDRIIEYNPLTGEVNKLI from the coding sequence atgaacgatatattaaatattactCAAGGACCCATCTTTGATAATAGCATATCTAAGTTTGAGTACCATTGTTACTCACCATTTCTTCAGTCCTTCAATCCGAGTGATGAAATACGTATTCCCATACAACAACAAGACTTATGTATATTACCTAGTGAAAGCTATATTTATGTAGAAGGGAGTCTAACAAAAGCAGATGGAACTGTTTCAGCAGGAAAATTAACTAATAATGCAAtggcttttctttttgaagaaatacaatATGAACTGAATGGAGTAAACATTGACAACAATAAAAACGTGGGAATAACATCgaccttaaaaaattatatttctttaaacgCAAATGAAAGTAAGAGCTTGGAAAATGGATCATGGACTGGGGGTAGCAGTTTTTCTCTTGCATCgggtacttttaatttttgtataaaattaaaatatctgttAGGATTTGCTGAAGATTATAAAAAGATCATAACAAATGCAAGAcatgaattgattttaattcgTACTCGATCGAATGAGAATGCTTACTTTTCTAAAGACAACGAAGAATTAaaactttcgatttttaaaCTGCAGTGGAGAGTACCACACATTACCTTATCTGATTCGAATAAACTTACATTATTGAAACAAATACAATCAAAtccaattcaaattcattttcgaaattGGGAAATGTACGAATATCCAACACTACCAACCACCACTGATCATGTATGGACAGTTAAAACTTCAAGTCAGCTTGAGAAACCAAGATATATTATCATTGCTCTACAAACTGATAGAaaaaatcaacgaaataaaGATGCTAGCATATTTGATCATTGTGATGTGAGCAATGTAAAAGTACATTTAAATTCCGAATCTTACCCACGCGaagatttaaatgttaaatataaacTGGATCGATATGCTATTCTCTATGAAATGTATAGTAAATTTCAACAATCGTATTATCAACAACAATCAAATCCACTTTTATCGCGACAAGAGTTTAAAGATATCGCCCCAATTCTGGTTATTGATTGTTCTCATCAAAATGAGTCAATCAAAACGGGTCCTGTGGatgtaaaaattgaacttaaaacattaacttcgATTCCTGCTTCAACAACTATGTATTGTTTAATACTTCATGATCGCATAATCGAGTACAATCCATTGACTGGAGAAGttaacaaacttatttaa
- the LOC129945344 gene encoding uncharacterized protein LOC129945344, whose translation MFWCERLREGETFCICESGWLDIKFTDVIFYNDTLKLMLQPEYGSECVLFHIRNGETVSPILSFKLQFQSMQHVRFKLLGGELTLIGTITPHSNAVKRKEGEYPSLCPFGEVELLNEPQKLKKKKDSHRIKIETVERVHDTSFQSNVF comes from the exons atgttttggtGTGAAAGATTAAGGGAAGGAGAAACATTTTGTATCTGTGAATCTGGATGGTTGGACATAAAATTTACGGATGTAATATTCTATAATGACACATTAAAATTGATGCTACAGCCAGAATATGGAAGCGAATGCGTTTTGTTTCATATTAGAAATGGTGAGACCGTTTCGCCTATTCTGAGTTTTAAGTTGCAGTTTCAATCTATGCAACATGTACGGTTTAAACTTTTAG gaGGGGAGTTAACACTGATCGGAACGATTACACCTCATTCGAATGCTGTAAAGAGAAAAGAGGGTGAATATCCATCGCTTTGTCCATTTGGTGAGGTTGAATTACTTAATGAacctcaaaaacttaaaaagaaaaaagacagtCATCGCATAAAAATAGAGACAGTTGAACGAGTTCATGACACATCATTTCAATCGaatgtattttaa
- the LOC129945105 gene encoding uncharacterized protein LOC129945105 — protein sequence MKKLTLKKKYAIVGAKKCTTRYGQQLCLELNDCYVFLPKRCAESFGDEEIRELPKLCLEVVAPHEATFEIDFHEKESSTSDDSNINNNNSINESSSSSSNNNNYNNNTNNHKKDEEERFEIIDEMVTRIKRFGLNGRKIQFKIKPVPENKEPTSWIREGLNGMFKHALKDLDPLDKVGITFSGKSFSTERGSGWINFKDCSAIKFSDIWEMVSRIFQSNSTGLSTDDFNLSITSVKLPSGSGRKRSNIHNTFEKECSKRKGIVSVHNTDNLCLPRALVVGKVYANKESVLNKNAIRRDIGKIQTKNALKLINEAHINIPPEGCGIPELKIFQQHLKEYKITVYNHGTKGRDIIFEGDNDEKKKINLIYHNNHFNLITSLTAAFCCSYYCEDCHEPYNMKSKHRCHKTCPQCQNTPPCPKIAKEINCVDCNRNFRGKNCFDKHKAGNSKGNNICEQVKRCILCLKTYSGNRTHICGEYYCKLCRKHVEADHLCYILPDSRLPSCKDTLYIFYDLESRQERVIGEKIISIADDTYNTQVKIHEPNLCVFRQKCYECFDIPNLAFCNKCGHSLNVVQESEEEEEGNIIPKFLKHILNVRQKFKNVIVLAHNGQSYDHQFILNYILNETNLSPELIMRGSKIILMIIGNIKFIDSLNYFPMALSKLPKTFQLSSELKKGYFPHLFNTRGNRNYVGKLPALEFYSPNTMKTEELEVFLKWYGEHKNDIFELQRELLEYCISDVNILTEACLEFRRFFLIESNIEPFLEATTIASSCNLVYRRNFLQSNTIGLIPKNGYRCVDNQSTEAIKWLILEEQSRKINIKHAAKGREAIINGVKVDGFCEENKQVFEFHGCYYHGHPACLKHKRDEPLSDKEQHDTLNYRYERTLAKTARLRSFNYEVIEKWGCEFETQLSFLKDEELNFINNHPLVQNAPLNPRDGFFGGRTGNTFNYYKCKEGEQIKYIDVCSLYPWVCKNGKFPVGHPKVHTSNDDICSNMQLDGINGLIKCKILPPENLFHPVLPQKQNNKLMFSLCRTCSSEKTKERVCTHSDDQRALLGVWVIDEVVKAIEMGYKLLTIMEIWEYDVIQYNPTAGTEGLFTSMMNKYLKIKQEASGWPNICLSEEDKNKYITDFLEKEKIKLEYSEITDNPGKRSLAKLILNSFWGKFGQRENQQKTCIINNPSDLFNLLTHPSIEVSQILPNNENNIVISFEMKEEAVETLSTVNVSIAAYTTTQARLKLYSYLEKLQERVLYYDTDSVIYVCRQGEFDPPTGDFIGDMTNELDCYGQGSYITEFVSGGPKNYSYKVYSTKDKKEHTVCKVKGIFFNYESSQKINFDSIKEAVLNSSIQEDSEESIVIKSKNIRRTIEHQVVTVEEVKTYKPRAEKRQFFDDHSSLPYGYKRKKPNPPSSSS from the exons ATGAAGAagctgacattaaaaaaaaaatatgcgatTGTGGGTGCCAAGAAGTGCACCACGCGCTACGGACAGCAGCTGTGTCTGGAACTCAATGACTGTTACGTCTTCTTACCAAAAAGGTGTGCAGAGTCCTTCGGTGATGAGGAAATACGGGAGCTGCCTAAACTTTGTTTGGAGGTCGTAGCTCCTCACGAAGCAACATTCGAGATAGACTTTCATGAAAAAGAAAGTAGCACCAGCGATGACAgcaatatcaacaacaacaacagtatCAATGaaagcagtagcagcagcagtaacaacaacaactataatAACAACACCAACAATCATAAAAAAGACGAGGAGGAG CGATTTGAAATAATAGACGAAATGGTGACGAGGATTAAAAGGTTTGGTTTGAACGGAAGAAAAATccagttcaaaataaaacctgttCCTGAAAATAAGGAGCCTACTTCCTGGATAAGGGAAGGTTTGAACGGCATGTTCAAACATGCTTTGAAAGATCTGGATCCCCTTGATAAAGTGGGAATAACTTTTAGCGGAAAGAGTTTTTCCACCGAACGGGGTAGCGGTTGGATCAACTTTAAAGACTGTTCCGCCATTAAATTTAGCGACATTTGGGAGATGGTCAGTAGAATCTTCCAAAGTAATTCTACAGGTCTGAGCACTGATGATTTTAATCTAAGCATAACATCTGTGAAGCTCCCTTCAGGTTCTGGAAGAAAAAGATCTAACATCCATAACACCTTTGAAAAGGAATGCTCCAAAAGAAAGGGTATTGTATCTGTACACAATACGGATAACTTGTGCTTGCCTCGAGCGCTAGTCGTTGGCAAAGTATATGCCAATAAAGAAAGTGTGTTAAACAAAAACGCAATAAGAAGAGATATTGGGAAAATTCAGACAAAGAATGCCTTAAAACTAATTAATGAGGCACACATAAATATACCCCCTGAAGGGTGTGGCATtccagaattaaaaatattccaacaacatttaaaggaatacaaaataacGGTGTATAACCACGGAACAAAAGGGCGTGATATCATATTTGAAGGTGATAatgatgagaaaaaaaaaatcaatttaatctaCCATAATAATCACTTCAATTTAATAACGTCCTTAACTGCTGCATTTTGTTGCAGTTATTATTGCGAAGATTGCCATGAACCCTACAATATGAAGAGCAAACATAGGTGTCATAAAACATGTCCACAATGTCAAAACACACCTCCGTGCCCGAAAAttgcaaaagaaattaattgtGTAGATTGTAATCGAAATTTTAGAGGGAAAAACTGTTTCGACAAACACAAGGCAGGCAACTCAAAAGGAAACAATATTTGTGAACAAGTCAAAAGATGCATACtatgtttaaaaacatatagTGGCAATCGAACTCATATCTGTGGCGAATACTACTGTAAATTATGTAGGAAGCACGTGGAAGCAGATCATTTGTGCTATATACTTCCCGATAGTAGATTACCTAGTTGTAAAGACactctttacattttttatgatttagaGAGTCGTCAAGAGAGAGTTATCGGTGAAAAAATCATATCTATTGCAGATGATACTTATAATACTCAGGTGAAAATACATGAGcctaatttgtgtgtttttaggCAAAAGTGTTATGAATGTTTTGATATCCCGAATTTGGCCTTTTGTAATAAGTGCGGGCATTCATTGAACGTTGTTCAGGAatctgaagaagaagaagaaggaaacaTTATcccaaaattcttaaaacatatTCTGAATGttcgacaaaaatttaaaaacgtcaTTGTATTAGCACATAACGGACAATCTTATGACcatcaatttatattaaattatatactgaatgaaacaaatttaagtccGGAATTAATCATGCGAGgcagtaaaataatattaatgatAATAGGAAATATTAAGTTTATAGATTCCTTAAATTATTTCCCGATGGCTCTCTCTAAGCTGCCGAAAACCTTCCAGCTATCGTCGGAAttgaaaaaaggatattttcctCATTTGTTCAATACAAGAGGAAATAGAAACTATGTCGGGAAGTTACCAGCCTTAGAATTCTACAGTCCGAATACTATGAAAACAGAAGAACTTGAAGTATTTCTAAAATGGTACGGAGAACATAAAAACgacatttttgaactccaacGTGAACTTTTGGAGTATTGCATCAGTGATGTCAATATCCTGACTGAGGCTTGTCTAGAGTTCAGACGTTTTTTTCTCATTGAAAGTAATATTGAGCCATTCTTAGAAGCTACGACTATAGCTTCTTCATGCAATCTGGTGTACCGAAGAAATTTTCTACAGTCGAACACTATTGGGTTAATACCCAAAAATGGATACAg GTGCGTCGATAATCAGTCAACGGAAGCAATTAAGTGGTTGATTTTGGAAGAGCAAAGTCGAAAAATCAACATAAAACATGCTGCTAAAGGACGTGAAGCCATAATTAACGGAGTTAAAGTCGATGGTTTCTGCGaagaaaataaacaagtttttgagtttcaTGGTTGCTACTATCACGGTCATCCTGCTTGTCTTAAACATAAACGAGACGAACCTCTATCTGATAAAGAACAACACGATACGTTGAATTACAGATACGAGAGAACGTTGGCCAAAACAGCACGTTTGAGATCGTTTAATTATGAAGTGATCGAAAAGTGGGGTTGTGAATTTGAGACCCAACTTAGTTTTCTAAAAGATGAAGAgttaaatttcataaacaatCACCCACTTGTACAGAATGCCCCGTTAAATCCACGAGATGGTTTCTTTGGAGGAAGAACTGGGAATACATTTAATTACTACAAGTGTAAGGAAGGTGagcaaataaaatacattgaTGTATGTTCACTATACCCCTGGGTATGTAAAAATGGGAAGTTTCCAGTTGGACATCCAAAAGTTCATACAAGTAATGATGATATTTGCTCTAATATGCAACTTGATGGTATCAATGGACTCATTAAATGTAAAATTCTACCACCAGAAAACTTATTTCACCCTGTCTTACCCCAAAAACAGAACAATAAACTAATGTTTTCATTGTGTAGAACCTGCAGCAGTGAAAAAACTAAGGAAAGAGTTTGTACCCATTCTGATGATCAGAGGGCCTTGTTAGGAGTATGGGTGATTGACGAAGTAGTAAAAGCTATTGAAATGGGTTATAAGCTACTAACTATAATGGAAATTTGGGAATACGATGTAATCCAATATAACCCTACTGCAGGTACTGAAGGATTATTTACCTCGATGATGAATAAATACCTTAAAATAAAGCAAGAAGCTTCAGGTTGGCCAAATATATGTTTATCTGAAGaggataaaaacaaatatattacggATTTTCTCGAGAAGGAAAAAATCAAGTTAGAATACTCCGAAATAACAGATAATCCTGGCAAGAGATCACTTGCCAAGctgattttaaattctttttgggGTAAATTTGGACAAAgagaaaatcaacaaaaaacctGTATTATTAATAATCCTTCagatttgtttaatttgctTACTCATCCATCTATAGAAGTTTCACAAATTCTAccaaataatgaaaacaatattgtgataAGCTTCGAAATGAAAGAAGAAGCAGTTGAAACTCTATCAACTGTTAATGTTTCTATTGCCGCATATACCACAACTCAAGCTCGCCTGAAATTATATAGCTACTTAGAAAAACTTCAGGAAAGAGTTTTGTACTACGACACTGATTCCGTTATTTATGTTTGTCGTCAAGGAGAATTCGATCCACCTACTGGAGACTTTATCGGTGATATGACAAACGAACTGGATTGCTATGGTCAAGGAAGTTACATTACCGAATTTGTAAGTGGTGGaccaaaaaattattcttacaaagtATACAGCACAAAGGATAAAAAAGAACACACTGTCTGTAAAGTGAAGGGTATCTTCTTCAATTATGAATCttcccaaaaaattaatttcgattcAATAAAAGAAGCGGTTTTAAATTCTTCTATACAAGAAGATTCTGAAGAAAGTATTgtcataaaatctaaaaatatacgACGTACCATAGAACATCAGGTAGTTACTGTAGAAGAAGTCAAAACATATAAACCAAGAGCTGAAAAACGTCAATTTTTCGACGATCACAGTTCTCTGCCGTACGgatataaaaggaaaaaaccCAACCcaccttcatcatcatcataa